The Lynx canadensis isolate LIC74 chromosome D1, mLynCan4.pri.v2, whole genome shotgun sequence genome has a segment encoding these proteins:
- the LOC115524458 gene encoding olfactory receptor 52L1-like, translating to MGEDGDTSAFNISYTNFFLVGFPGLREWQPLLVLPLTFLYVTIISANVLVIHTVVAQRSLHQPMYMLIALLLAVNICAATAVMPKMLEGFVHYANPMSLHGCLDQMFFIYFTLLDYNILLAMALDRYVAICHPLHYTDLITSHLLGVLAILALTRSLEVAVPLVVLTSRGRFCQTMVIRHFACEYIALLSIACGDLTFNKGLGLTMRLVTVTLDLALLGTSYTRIIYAAFWISSGRAQAKALHTCGSHLLVILTIYLSGLSTSIVFQVAKTVSPDVQNLLSAIYLLLPGSLNPIIYGVQTREIRQHVEKMLYGNKSAQEVGEKPETAEYESGGATARVKGLYQLGKLGL from the coding sequence ATGGGTGAGGATGGAGATACCAGTGCCTTCAACATCTCCTACACCAACTTCTTCCTGGTGGGCTTCCCTGGATTGCGAGAGTGGCAGCCCCTCCTGGTCCTGCCTCTTACCTTCCTTTACGTGACGATCATCTCTGCAAACGTCCTGGTCATCCACACGGTGGTGGCCCAACGGAGTTTGCATCAGCCCATGTACATGCTCATCGCTCTGCTCCTGGCTGTCAACATTTGTGCTGCCACAGCCGTGATGCCCAAAATGCTGGAGGGCTTTGTGCATTATGCTAACCCCATGTCACTGCATGGCTGCCTGGACCAGATGTTCTTTATCTACTTTACTCTCCTGGACTACAATATCCTGCTGGCCATGGCCCTAGACCGCTACGTGGCCATCTGTCACCCACTCCACTATACTGACCTGATAACCTCCCACCTGCTGGGAGTGCTGGCCATTCTTGCTCTGACACGGAGCCTGGAAGTGGCAGTGCCTTTAGTGGTGCTAACGTCACGAGGTCGATTCTGCCAGACAATGGTGATTCGACACTTTGCCTGTGAGTACATTGCACTGTTGAGCATAGCTTGTGGAGACTTGACTTTCAACAAAGGGTTGGGACTGACCATGCGGTTGGTCACTGTGACCTTGGATCTAGCCCTGCTAGGGACCTCCTATACACGCATCATCTATGCTGCCTTCTGGATCTCTTCTGGGAGAGCCCAAGCCAAGGCCTTGCACACATGTGGCTCCCACTTACTGGTCATCCTCACTATCTACCTCTCTGGTCTCTCCACCTCCATTGTCTTCCAAGTGGCCAAGACTGTGTCTCCGGATGTCCAGAACCTGCTCAGTGCCATCTACTTGCTACTCCCAGGATCCTTGAATCCTATCATTTATGGAGTACAGACCAGGGAGATCCGGCAACATGTGGAAAAGATGCTCTATGGCAATAAATCAGCCCAGGAGGTTGGGGAGAAGCCAGAGACTGCAGAATATGAGAGTGGAGGGGCAACTGCCAGAGTGAAAGGACTTTATCAACTTGGGAAGTTGGGCTTGTGA